One window of the Zea mays cultivar B73 chromosome 3, Zm-B73-REFERENCE-NAM-5.0, whole genome shotgun sequence genome contains the following:
- the LOC109945234 gene encoding spliceosome-associated protein 130 A-like: MSGRHRVTRRKSVTISPELMQRRNRIYLCGIVPQQGPPHTQCTRPFCPNLELAKWSYLVTECITMAHHSLMHFREPCTYEFGNHALYQFRDIGRDADVESSSATLMETKEGFQPVFFQPRALKNLMRIDEIESLMPVMDMRVANLFDEETPQLFTACGRGPRSTLRILRPGLAISEMARSMLPAEPIAVWTVKKNINDMFDAYIVVSFTNVTLVLSIGETIEEVSDSQFLDTTHSLAVTLLGEDSLMQVHPNGIRHIREDGRVNEWRTPGKKTITKVGSNRLQVVIALSGGELIYFEMDMTGQLMEVEKQDMSGDVACLAIAPVPEGRQRSRFLVVGSYDNTIGILSLDPDDCLQPLSVQSVSSAPESLLFLEVQASVGGEDGADYPANLFLNAGLQNGVLFRTNVDMVTGQLSDTRSRFLGLRPPKLFPCIVSHRQAKLCLSSRPWLGYIHQGHFLLTPLSCDTLESASSFSSDQCSEGVVAVAGDALRIFTVERLGETFNETTIPLRYTPRKFVILPKKKYIPVIESDKGAFSAEEREAAKKECLDGCLRAFVPSTA; this comes from the exons ATGAGCGGCCGACATCGGGTCACTAGGCGGAAGAGCGTCACCATTAGCCCGGAGCTGATGCAGAGACGGAACCGCATCTACCTCTGTGGCATCGTGCCACAGCAAGGACCTCCTCACACACAA TGCACAAGGCCATTCTGTCCAAACCTGGAATTGGCAAAATGGAGCTACCTGGTGACTGAATGTATTACTATGGCGCATCACAGT TTGATGCACTTTAGAGAACCATGCACTTATGAGTTTGGCAACCATGCACTTTACCAGTTCCGTGATATTGGTAGAGATGCCGATGTTGAGTCATCTTCTGCAACACTGATGGAGACAAAGGAGGGATTCCAGCCAGTTTTCTTTCAGCCAAGGGCATTGAAGAACCTCATGCGCATAGATGAGATTGAGAGCCTCATGCCAGTCATGGACATGCGTGTCGCGAATTTATTCGATGAGGAAACACCCCAGTTGTTCACTGCCTGTGGCCGTGGTCCACGCTCCACGTTGCGCATCCTGAGGCCTGGCCTTGCCATCAGTGAGATGGCCCGATCAATGCTGCCTGCTGAGCCTATTGCTGTGTGGACTGTCAAGAAGAACATCAATGACATGTTTGATGCTTACATTGTAGTGTCCTTTACTAATGTCACGCTTGTGCTATCTATTGGTGAGACTATTGAAGAAGTCAGCGACAGCCAGTTCCTGGACACGACTCACTCCCTTGCAGTCACGCTCCTTGGTGAGGACTCTCTAATGCAGGTCCATCCAAATGGCATCAGGCACATCAGGGAAGATGGCCGTGTCAATGAGTGGAGGACGCCTGGAAAGAAAACTATTACGAAGGTTGGATCAAACCGTCTCCAGGTGGTAATTGCTCTTAGTGGTGGAGAGCTCATCTATTTTGAGATGGATATGACTGGTCAGCTCATGGAGGTAGAGAAGCAGGACATGTCTGGTGATGTTGCGTGCCTGGCCATTGCACCGGTCCCTGAGGGGAGGCAAAGGTCCAGATTTCTTGTCGTAGGATCCTATGATAACACCATTGGTATCCTCTCATTGGATCCTGATGATTGCCTGCAGCCTCTAAGCGTCCAGAGTGTATCATCGGCACCAGAGTCACTCCTATTCTTGGAGGTCCAGGCATCAGTTGGTGGTGAGGATGGTGCGGATTATCCAGCCAACCTTTTCCTCAATGCTGGTTTGCAGAATGGTGTTCTTTTCCGTACCAACGTTGACATGGTTACGGGTCAGCTATCTGACACACGTTCTCGATTCCTTGGTCTGAGACCTCCAAAGTTGTTCCCTTGTATAGTTAGCCACAGGCAAGCAAAGCTCTGCCTGTCCAGCCGTCCTTGGCTGGGTTACATACATCAAGGCCATTTTCTCTTGACACCACTGTCCTGTGATACACTCGAATCTGCATCATCATTTTCTTCTGATCAGTGTTCAGAAGGTGTAGTTGCTGTTGCGGGAGATGCCTTACGTATTTTCACCGTTGAACGCCTGGGAGAGACTTTCAATGAGACGACAATCCCTCTGCGGTATACCCCAAGGAAGTTTGTGATTCTACCAAAGAAAAAATACATTCCTGTCATTGAGAGTGATAAAGGTGCATTCAGCGCAGAAGAGCGAGAAGCTGCTAAGAAAGAGTGCCTTGATGGCTGCTTACGTGCTTTTGTTCCTTCCACAGCGTGA
- the LOC103652646 gene encoding spliceosome-associated protein 130 A, which yields MSGRHRVTRRKSVTISPELMQRRNRIYLCGIVPQQGPPHTQCTRPFCPNLELAKWSYLVTECITMAHHSLMHFREPCTYEFGNHALYQFRDIGRDADVESSSATLMETKEGFQPVFFQPRALKNLMRIDEIESLMPVMDMRVANLFDEETPQLFTACGRGPRSTLRILRPGLAISEMARSMLPAEPIAVWTVKKNINDMFDAYIVVSFTNVTLVLSIGETIEEVSDSQFLDTTHSLAVTLLGEDSLMQVHPNGIRHIREDGRVNEWRTPGKKTITKVGSNRLQVVIALSGGELIYFEMDMTGQLMEVEKQDMSGDVACLAIAPVPEGRQRSRFLVVGSYDNTIGILSLDPDDCLQPLSVQSVSSAPESLLFLEVQASVGGEDGADYPANLFLNAGLQNGVLFRTNVDMVTGQLSDTRSRFLGLRPPKLFPCIVSHRQAKLCLSSRPWLGYIHQGHFLLTPLSCDTLESASSFSSDQCSEGVVAVAGDALRIFTVERLGETFNETTIPLRYTPRKFVILPKKKYIPVIESDKGAFSAEEREAAKKECLDGCLRAFVPSTA from the exons ATGAGCGGCCGACATCGGGTCACTAGGCGGAAGAGCGTCACCATTAGCCCGGAGCTGATGCAGAGACGGAACCGCATCTACCTCTGTGGCATCGTGCCACAGCAAGGACCTCCTCACACACAA TGCACAAGGCCATTCTGTCCAAACCTGGAATTGGCAAAATGGAGCTACCTGGTGACTGAATGTATTACTATGGCGCATCACAGT TTGATGCACTTTAGAGAACCATGCACTTATGAGTTTGGCAACCATGCACTTTACCAGTTCCGTGATATTGGTAGAGATGCCGATGTTGAGTCATCTTCTGCAACACTGATGGAGACAAAGGAGGGATTCCAGCCAGTTTTCTTTCAGCCAAGGGCATTGAAGAACCTCATGCGCATAGATGAGATTGAGAGCCTCATGCCAGTCATGGACATGCGTGTCGCGAATTTATTCGATGAGGAAACACCCCAGTTGTTCACTGCCTGTGGCCGTGGTCCACGCTCCACGTTGCGCATCCTGAGGCCTGGCCTTGCCATCAGTGAGATGGCCCGATCAATGCTGCCTGCTGAGCCTATTGCTGTGTGGACTGTCAAGAAGAACATCAATGACATGTTTGATGCTTACATTGTAGTGTCCTTTACTAATGTCACGCTTGTGCTATCTATTGGTGAGACTATTGAAGAAGTCAGCGACAGCCAGTTCCTGGACACGACTCACTCCCTTGCAGTCACGCTCCTTGGTGAGGACTCTCTAATGCAGGTCCATCCAAATGGCATCAGGCACATCAGGGAAGATGGCCGTGTCAATGAGTGGAGGACGCCTGGAAAGAAAACTATTACGAAGGTTGGATCAAACCGTCTCCAGGTGGTAATTGCTCTTAGTGGTGGAGAGCTCATCTATTTTGAGATGGATATGACTGGTCAGCTCATGGAGGTAGAGAAGCAGGACATGTCTGGTGATGTTGCGTGCCTGGCCATTGCACCGGTCCCTGAGGGGAGGCAAAGGTCCAGATTTCTTGTCGTAGGATCCTATGATAACACCATTGGTATCCTCTCATTGGATCCTGATGATTGCCTGCAGCCTCTAAGCGTCCAGAGTGTATCATCGGCACCAGAGTCACTCCTATTCTTGGAGGTCCAGGCATCAGTTGGTGGTGAGGATGGTGCGGATTATCCAGCCAACCTTTTCCTCAATGCTGGTTTGCAGAATGGTGTTCTTTTCCGTACCAACGTTGACATGGTTACGGGTCAGCTATCTGACACACGTTCTCGATTCCTTGGTCTGAGACCTCCAAAGTTGTTCCCTTGTATAGTTAGCCACAGGCAAGCAAAGCTCTGCCTGTCCAGCCGTCCTTGGCTGGGTTACATACATCAAGGCCATTTTCTCTTAACACCACTGTCCTGTGATACACTCGAATCTGCATCATCATTTTCTTCTGATCAGTGTTCAGAAGGTGTAGTTGCTGTTGCGGGAGATGCCTTACGTATTTTCACCGTTGAACGCCTGGGAGAGACTTTCAATGAGACGACAATCCCTCTGCGGTATACCCCAAGGAAGTTTGTGATTCTACCAAAGAAAAAATACATTCCTGTCATTGAGAGTGATAAAGGTGCATTCAGCGCAGAAGAGCGAGAAGCTGCTAAGAAAGAGTGCCTTGATGGCTGCTTACGTGCTTTTGTTCCTTCCACAGCGTGA